In Rhodanobacter humi, the genomic stretch CAGGTGAGGTACAGGCGCAGGTCGAATTCCCGCTGGTGGTAGTCCGGCAGCATGTACTCGCACAGCTGGTAGAACGCCTTGTTGTGCTCGGTTTCCTTCAGGTGCGCCAGCTCGTGCACCACGATCATCCGCAGGAACTCCGACGCGGCAGCCTTGAACAGGCTGGCCACGCGGATCTCCTTTTTCGCCTTGAGCCGTGTGCCCTGCACGCGCGAGATCGCGGTGTGCAGGCCCAGCGCCCGCTGCACCACGTCGAGCTTGCTGTCGTACAGCACCTTGTCGATGCCCGGCGCGGTCTTCAGGTGCTGCTGTTTCAGCGCGGCCACGTAGGCGTACAGCGCCTTGTCGCTTTGCACGTCGTGGCGGCCCGGATAG encodes the following:
- a CDS encoding M48 metallopeptidase family protein — encoded protein: MTPLKYLQAYPPALQDKVRQLIAQQRLGEHLATRYPGRHDVQSDKALYAYVAALKQQHLKTAPGIDKVLYDSKLDVVQRALGLHTAISRVQGTRLKAKKEIRVASLFKAAASEFLRMIVVHELAHLKETEHNKAFYQLCEYMLPDYHQREFDLRLYLTWRELPATELPSTHATDPRE